The window GTTTCCTCGAACAGGGTGGATTCAATGCCTTTACCACCACGTTTGAAGATTTGCACGGCCTGAAACAACTTCCGGGTCTGGCCGTACAGCGTCTGATGCAGCAGGGCTACGGCTTTGCGGGCGAAGGTGACTGGAAAACTGCCGCGCTGCTTCGCATCATGAAGGTGATGTCAACCGGCCTGCAGGGCGGCACCTCATTTATGGAGGATTACACCTACCACTTCGAGAAGGGCAACGATCTGGTGCTCGGCTCGCACATGCTGGAAGTGTGCCCGTCGATTGCCGTAGAAGAAAAACCGATCCTCGACGTGCAGCACCTGGGCATTGGCGGTAAAGACGACCCTGCTCGTCTGATCTTCAACACCAAAACCGGCCCGGCCGTGGTTGCCAGCCTGATCGATCTCGGCGATCGCTATCGTCTGCTGGTCAACTGCATTGATACAGTACAAACCCCGCACGACCTGCCGAAACTGCCGGTGGCGAACGCGCTGTGGAAAGCCCAGCCGGATCTGCCTACCGCGTCTGAAGCCTGGATCCTGGCCGGTGGCGCGCACCACACCGTCTTCAGCCATGCGCTGGATCTGAATGACATGCGTCAGTTCGCTGAAATGCACGATATCGAGATCGCGGTGATCGACAACGATACCCGCCTGCCGGCCTTTAAGGACGCGCTGCGCTGGAACGAAGTGTACTACGGGTTCAAACGTTAATTATCGAAACGGATTGCCCGGTGGCATTTCATTTACCGGCCTACAAATCACCGTAGGCCGGATAAGCGTAACGCCATCCGGCATTCAGGAGTTAACATGCTAGAAGATCTTAAACGTCAGGTCCTGGAAGCGAATCTGGCGCTGCCAAAGCACAACCTGGTGACCCTCACCTGGGGGAATGTCAGCGCCGTCGACCGTGAACATGGCGTATTCGTGATCAAACCTTCCGGTGTTGATTACAGCGTAATGACCGCGGACGATATGGTAGTGGTCAGTATTGCCACCGGTGAAGTGGTGGAGGGGCAGAAAAAACCGTCTTCCGATACGCCCACTCACCGTCTGCTGTATCAGGCTTTCCCGAGCATTGGTGGTATTGTCCACACCCATTCACGTCACGCGACGATCTGGGCACAGGCGGGTCAGTCGATTCCAGCCACAGGAACGACCCACGCAGACTATTTCTACGGCGCTATTCCCTGCACGCGAAAAATGACCGATGCAGAAATTAACGGTGAATACGAGTGGGAAACCGGGAATGTGATCGTTGAATCCTTTGAAAAACAAGGTATTGATGCGGCACAAATGCCAGGCGTACTGGTACATTCTCACGGCCCGTTTGCATGGGGTAAAAACGCCGAAGATGCCGTTCATAACGCGATTGTGCTGGAAGAGGTTGCCTATATGGGGATCTTCTGCCGCCAGCTCGCACCGCAGCTACCGGATATGCAGCAAACGCTGCTGGACAAGCATTATCTGCGTAAGCACGGTGCTAAAGCCTACTACGGACAATAATCTTCTTTATAAGCGCGTAGATAAACTACGCGCTCCAGTATCATTATTCGCTGAAGTATTCAG of the Citrobacter freundii genome contains:
- the araD gene encoding L-ribulose-5-phosphate 4-epimerase, with the protein product MLEDLKRQVLEANLALPKHNLVTLTWGNVSAVDREHGVFVIKPSGVDYSVMTADDMVVVSIATGEVVEGQKKPSSDTPTHRLLYQAFPSIGGIVHTHSRHATIWAQAGQSIPATGTTHADYFYGAIPCTRKMTDAEINGEYEWETGNVIVESFEKQGIDAAQMPGVLVHSHGPFAWGKNAEDAVHNAIVLEEVAYMGIFCRQLAPQLPDMQQTLLDKHYLRKHGAKAYYGQ